The window TGCCTGTGATTTGCTGGTCTGGTGAAAGTCATCTGGGAAAACAACgtgaaaaataaaaactactgTTTTACCCATTAGCATGGGTATAATACTATGCATCAATACTGAGCTGGGACTGAAAGCTACTAGAAAAGCAACATGGGCTTTAAGAAAATCTCAGCAGTGCCAAAGGCTTGACTGCTTCCATTCCAAACAGCAGCTATGCAGTAAATTAACTAATCCATaatattccagtttttttttagctACACTAGTGTATGTCTATGTTTAGCACAAATCTAAACACTGAACATCTCACCTCCATCACACACAGCAGTTGGATTTTCTGCATGAGTTTGGGCTCCTGTGCAGCAAGGTCaggctggaacacacacacacaacacacatcaccatcaccatcatcatcatcatcataaacaTATCTACAAATCCCTCACATCAGTACCTTACTGCAGATTACTTGTGTATGTGAACAGCAACACTATTGGATTTAGCAACTGACATTTTTACCATTTCTGGGTATGTGCAAGTATAGGGAAATTAAATGTAAGACTTTTGTAAGTAAGACCACttaggaaacaaaataaaaaacaataacaaaatggCAAAAGAAACACAACATTAATGTTAGGTTTGCAGACAATGCAATACAGGTATATTTGTGGAGCTCCAAGTTAAGGTATACATTATCAGGATTACTGCATTTGGCAACATTATGATGTCAAACATAAAGTTGCAGAGAAATTTACATTATTTAGGCTTTTAGCAGTTCTCTTGATCAATTTAGCAAATTAAGCAGGATTGTATAATACTCACATTTATGATTGAAATATtctatgtaaatataaaaaaaaaaatcatgaacttGCAGGTCATAATTTCTCcagtaaaatataaacattgaatatATTACACTATTTTCTATTCATGAAATTTGAACAACACTCCTGTCTCACCTGCTGCCCCCAAGTGGATTTTAGAGCTCTAAACTTTTCCACATTTCCAGAGTTAAAAGCGTAGAGCGTCTCTATCAACCACTGTTTATCTGTGTTCCTCAGTGACTCCAGCACAGGATGCATGAGCTGGGAAAAATGATTCACTGATCAGCATCTAATATACCAAattctatttattatatttattacagtaCTGGCAGTAGCCACATGTGCATCGCTTACCAGCTCTCCAAAATTGTACACACCCTCCCCGAGGAGCCCAGCCAATCCCAACGTGAAGGCTCTCTCCTGTTGCTCTGCCTCTGACAAAATACAAACACATCACTACTTTTACAAACACAATAACCACTAAAAAACAGTACACTGATCATCACATCATATtagagacataaaaaaaaaaaacaggtttagtGATGATAAAAGAGGTATGTGAAGGATTACCTGGCAGGTCTTTTGCGTCCACACAGCCGAGGTACCGGAGAGCATCTTTATAGTAGAGGGCATGATTTCCAATAATGCGGTAATATTTGCTGGAGAGATCGTAGAACCTGCCATGGATGGATGTTACTCCTGGCAGGCTGTTCAACAACTCCTCCACTTCCTCGATCagtttctaaacaaacgaaagaagaaaaaaaagatggttAAAAGAAAcaattatataacatttaaaaatttaattatacATAATTAATATCACCATATCTGAATGAAATACACAcacgtatacatatatatacacacacacacacacattacatatattatatacattttatttatttattttttcttaaatttgaTTTACGCTCCTTACAGCCCACCTTTGTCGCTGGAAGATCATTAATGTCCAGCTTGAGGCTGCCAATCTTCGTTTTACAGAGAATAACTGCCTCATCACTCGCTTTCACCTGGTTTCATgggacagaaaataaaataattttttacttGACCAACaatctgtaagacaatgaaaagTGAAAAATCATAATTTACTGTATGTCTTACCTTTTCTCTGGTTTTCTCAAGAAAAGTTATGGCAGTATTGGGATCTGTAAAAATGGAACTCAGTTTAATACAGGTAATTCTCAACTCAACAGAATACATAAAGTATAACTCCACATTGATACTGAAATTCTAacggttttgaaaaaaaaaatcatttatcacGATCAGAAAAAGCAAATAAtcaaaactattttaataaagCTTTTATAGCAGTGTTTGTGATATTTGGCAATATTAGAAAGTATGTTAGTGGACATCCATTCTAAccaatgcatttagctactttacaTTGCTCCCATACCTGACATAAAGGAGCAAATGCCCATAAACAGTTTGCCAATTACCTGAAGGTACTGCTACAATAATAGTGTAAACATGAACCTATTCTCAACAACATGCCTAAAGTAGAGAAACTACCCATTTTAATACTCTTTATTGCAGAGAAACTATGGTGCACAAATACCTTTGTCTTTATAGTGTACACTGAATCCTATTTAATTTGCTGTTGGAACCTGATAATACATTTTCTACTACTCTGTAGTGACAATACAGATGGGTTTATTCCTACTTTTATGCTGAAAAAATGTTTACACAGATTTCCACATTAacaacactgaacactgacttcaGCTCAGTGCATAACAGTGCAGCTCAAATGATATGGGTATTTTACCTGGCATTTGTCTGACAACATGTAGGATCATTTCCACTAATGACAACGGATTGATTCTAAAATTGAACAAGAGAACAACGATTTGGAACAAGCACAGGGTAAGAGACAGGATTCATAATACaactaattaattaacaaattaataattATGACCGAAACACAAACTCACCTGTGTTCAAAATCACTGATGAAGTTTTCATAAAGCTGTGCAAAAATGACAGATTcattatattaaattgaaaaagtatttgtttatgttttttttgcagaataCTGTAGAACACTGTAGATATAATACCTGAATAAGAGCATCGCCTTTGGAGAAATATGGATCTTGGACAAAGTCGGACAGCTTCAGTGTCAGCTGGTGCCATAACCTTTCAAGGCAAATAAGCAAACAATCTCATACAcagtattagtaaaaaaaaaaatatatatatatatatatatatattaataagaagaatttatttatttatttcatttcttttctacaCTAGATTAATTAAATAGAGTATAAAATTTagctggacaatatatcgataatgtatttatttattgtatcagCAATAAGCATACAGAGGATACCATCAGTACTTAAAGAACACAGAATCAACTGTACATATAATTATAGAGAGTGTAAAATATCCTGTTTAATTAGACAATgtcaaacgaatctggagctgcgaatatcaaaccaacttcagcttAGTGTTCGGCAAAAAGTATAATGCACTACATATGAAAGAGTTTTTCAATAACAGGATATTAGATTCTGCCAcagctgatgcattttgtctgtgtgtcaaaatatgataaatactgtgcgacagtatttttttttgccatatcaaCCCAGCAGCTCTATGAGTGCACGATTATGTACACCGAAgttggtggcttttatactgttcacatCCATCTCGGAATTGcactatattaataaatatattatgatTTACATTTTTTGACATATCGTATAGCCtggtataaaacattctggtttgtttaatagttttataatttgtttacaacataattacatatgcgttcctgtatagctttaatgtagtcttcattgtaattaaaattacaatgtaaaaaccCTAAACAAAACGACTGAGTTGAATgggaagaggtgtccacaaacttttgactggaactggaAACACAATTGACAGCTGATTTCATTGTACAGTAATAAACGACTAGACTGTGATAATGgaaaaagttacagctgttgtgTCTATAATATTAGGTTAAGTGTCCTTTAACAGAATACAGCGAGCTGTAGGCACCACTGTTGTTCTGTAGTTAGTCTAGCTAACCTAAATTTTTTTAACAGAAACAGTGCTAACTGACACAGATACTGGAATATCGAGCCTCTTCCCCTCTATATTAAACCCGGTATAACTGTATTAAACCCGTTATAACTGTATTAAACCGGGTAAATTAacctatattatttatttttcttgttagCTGTTAGCTAGGCTACACGGCGGTTCCCCGGTTTAGCTTGGATGCTAAGCTAGCTGAGTGACTCAGGGGTATTCTCACTTTCTGTTGTAGAAATCCTCCAGTCTGTGCCATTCTGCGGCCATTTCTGGCGTCGCGCTGCTGCTTTGCTGCTGTTTTAGGAACCCGAGCGCGTCCTTCATCCTGAAATTCAGAGATTTAAcagattttactgtatttactccGGCTAACAACTAACCGCCTAACAGCACAGCTCCCACTCTAATTACTCTACAGTTCAGGCTGAGTTAGTTACGTCACTACTGACACCCAGCGGCAGGACCACTGCATAACAGCCACAGGGGAGGAACCACACATTCTGTACCGGCAGCTTTATAATCAAGTTCATTCTCTACTGAAATGTGGAGGAAACAACACATCAGCACACAGTACCTGTCCAAAGTTTAGGCAAACCTTTtctaatttaatgtgttttatttttttatgggtttttttaacactgtaaatttaGTATTGAAaaaattaaagctatacagaaacacaatggTGTTAAAAACACCAGAATgtgttatactttagattcttcaaagtagcacatgtATCTTTGAGCAC of the Astyanax mexicanus isolate ESR-SI-001 chromosome 10, AstMex3_surface, whole genome shotgun sequence genome contains:
- the psmd13 gene encoding 26S proteasome non-ATPase regulatory subunit 13 codes for the protein MKDALGFLKQQQSSSATPEMAAEWHRLEDFYNRKLWHQLTLKLSDFVQDPYFSKGDALIQLYENFISDFEHRINPLSLVEMILHVVRQMPDPNTAITFLEKTREKVKASDEAVILCKTKIGSLKLDINDLPATKKLIEEVEELLNSLPGVTSIHGRFYDLSSKYYRIIGNHALYYKDALRYLGCVDAKDLPEAEQQERAFTLGLAGLLGEGVYNFGELLMHPVLESLRNTDKQWLIETLYAFNSGNVEKFRALKSTWGQQPDLAAQEPKLMQKIQLLCVMEMTFTRPANHRQLTFQEISQSTKVPVNEVELLVMKALSVGLIKGSIDEVDQKVQMTWVQPRVLDLPQIKGMKDRLDFWCGDVKSMAILVEKQAQEILT